One part of the Anopheles coustani chromosome 2, idAnoCousDA_361_x.2, whole genome shotgun sequence genome encodes these proteins:
- the LOC131265411 gene encoding transmembrane protein 267: MVFNFSVILKHVALCLVCLIGDKLSDAVEKPPLLRACIDNCTHVLIGLIASEIFLNGSTYNTAKHEYLLLLCEAAVVSSLIDLDHFIEARSFRLQDATNLDRRPFLHNSVFCILIFLLLIIVKPFGTSNFRLSTAVAFIAFSTHHMRDATRRGIWIKSPFQDDSSRPIPYVGYLVFTNILPHVMTILVRSRRLEAVKDQFMELV, from the exons atggtttttaatttttctgtaattttgAAGCATGTAGCATTATGTTTGGTATGCCTTATTGGCGATAAACTTAGTGATGCCGTGGAGAAACCACCACTTTTGCGTGCTTGTATCGACAACTGTACCCACGTCTTGATAGGGTTGATTGCATCCGAAATCTTCCTAAACGGTTCAACCTACAACACTGCAAAGCATGAATACCTTTTACTCCTTTGTGAAGCCGCCGTAGTTTCTTCACTCATAGATTTGGATCATTTCATTGAGGCTAGATCTTTCAGACTCCAG GATGCAACAAACCTCGATCGGCGACCATTCCTTCACAATTCGGTCTTTTGtatattgatttttttgttgttgatcaTCGTAAAACCATTCGGAACTAGCAATTTTCGTTTGTCTACTGCTGTTGCTTTTATAGCGTTCAGTACACACCACATGCGTGATGCAACAAGGAGAGGAATATGGATCAAAAGTCCGTTTCAAGACGATAGCAGCAGACCAATTCCATACGTAGGATACCTTGTATTTACAAACATCTTACCACACGTGATGACTATTCTAGTACGATCGCGACGCCTGGAGGCAGTGAAGGACCAATTTATGGAACTTGtttaa
- the LOC131266448 gene encoding chitooligosaccharidolytic beta-N-acetylglucosaminidase, giving the protein MNGKWFLAAILVGTFYYTIAVDTDGDPVWSYQCVNDRCVKTAISEASNPLGRAISLPACRLFCGPGTGLLWPQPTGSIEVGNELAHIDPEQVWFEWDEDLRQLASLWEANKERFRNQLKKKYQGVQLKTGGRSVRIKLEVQDDSLTLNYGTDESYQLTVKPRGSGELLATITAKTFFGGRHGLETLAQFVQYDDLRSELQMVASLSLSDAPVYAHRGLALDTSRNFIDLESLRRTIDGMAMVKLNVFHWHITDSQSFPLVIKSRPTLHKYGAYSQREVYTAEDVRALVQYALERGVRIIPELDAPAHVGEGWEKLGVTSCFNYQPWENYCVEPPCGQLDPTKDAVYDILEDVYREMNAMFNRSDLFHMGGDEVSIRCWNATDSIKTWMKQQEWGVQEVDFMKLWNYFQTEALRRLDSTLPAGGEKRPILMWTSKLTESPYLEQYLDKDRYLIQVWTTGNDSKVTNLLQKGYRLIISNYDALYLDCGFAGWVTDGSNWCAPYIGWQKVYNNDLMAIGGPYARQILGGEAALWTEQSDSYTLDNRLWPRLSAHAERLWSNPRTGWQAAEARMLVHRERLVEEGIAANSLQPKWCLQNEGNCPIGGDAGRT; this is encoded by the exons ATGAATGGCAAATGGTTCTTAGCAGCCATTCTGGTGGGCACGTTCTACTACACTATCGCAGTCGACACTGATGG CGACCCAGTTTGGAGCTACCAGTGCGTCAATGATCGTTGTGTAAAAACGGCCATTTCAGAAGCATCGAACCCGCTGGGCAGGGCCATCAGTCTACCGGCTTGTCGTCTATTCTGCGGCCCAGGTACGGGTCTCCTGTGGCCACAACCGACCGGTTCGATCGAGGTAGGAAACGAGCTCGCACACATCGACCCAGAGCAGGTATGGTTCGAGTGGGACGAGGACTTGCGCCAATTGGCTTCCCTTTGGGAGGCAAACAAGGAGCGTTTCCGGAAtcagttgaagaaaaaatatcaagGTGTTCAGTTGAAAACGGGAGGCCGAAGTGTGCGCATAAAGTTGGAAGTCCAGGACGACTCGCTCACGCTAAACTATGGTACGGACGAAAGCTATCAACTCACCGTTAAGCCCCGAGGCAGTGGAGAGCTTCTTGCCACGATCACCGCCAAAACGTTCTTTGGCGGCCGACACGGACTGGAGACGCTGGCGCAGTTTGTGCAGTACGATGACCTTCGGTCGGAATTACAAATGGTTGCCTCGCTGAGTCTTTCCGATGCGCCCGTTTATGCGCATCGTGGATTGGCGTTGGATACGTCCCGTAACTTTATCGATCTGGAATCCCTTCGGCGGACGATCGATGGAATGGCTATGGTAAAGTTGAACGTATTCCACTGGCATATCACTGACTCGCAAAGTTTCCCACTAGTGATCAAGTCCCGACCCACGCTACACAAGTACGGTGCGTACAGCCAAAGGGAGGTGTACACGGCGGAGGATGTACGTGCGTTGGTGCAATATGCACTCGAGCGTGGTGTACGAATTATTCCCGAGCTGGATGCACCGGCACACGTGGGTGAAGGATGGGAAAAGCTAGGTGTGACCAGCTGCTTCAACTATCAACCGTGGGAAAACTATTGCGTCGAACCACCCTGTGGACAGCTCGATCCAACGAAGGACGCCGTGTACGACATTCTGGAGGATGTGTACCGTGAGATGAACGCCATGTTTAATCGGTCCGATCTGTTCCACATGGGTGGTGATGAAGTGTCGATTCGCTGCTGGAACGCTACGGATTCGATCAAAACGTGGATGAAACAGCAAGAGTGGGGCGTTCAGGAGGTTGACTTTATGAAACTCTGGAACTACTTCCAAACGGAAGCACTTCGCCGGCTGGACAGCACACTGCCTGCGGGTGGAGAGAAACGTCCCATTCTTATGTGGACGAGCAAGCTGACGGAATCGCCCTATCTGGAGCAGTATCTAGACAAGGATCGCTACCTCATCCAGGTGTGGACGACCGGAAACGATAGCAAGGTAACGAACCTGCTCCAAAAGGGCTATCGGCTTATAATTTCCAACTACGACGCACTCTACCTGGACTGTGGGTTCGCCGGATGGGTTACTGACGGCAGCAATTGGTGCGCCCCGTACATTGGCTGGCAGAAGGTGTACAATAACGATCTGATGGCCATTGGTGGCCCGTACGCCCGGCAGATCCTCGGTGGTGAGGCTGCTTTGTGGACGGAACAATCCGACAGCTACACGCTGGATAATCGTCTCTGGCCGCGACTCAGTGCCCACGCTGAGCGGCTTTGGAGCAATCCACGCACCGGCTGGCAGGCAGCCGAAGCACGAATGCTCGTTCACCGGGAGCGCTTGGTAGAGGAAGGAATTGCGGCAAACAGTCTGCAGCCGAAATGGTGTCTGCAGAACGAGGGCAACTGTCCGATCGGAGGTGACGCCGGTCGTACATAG
- the LOC131263003 gene encoding transmembrane protein 50A, whose product MSITERIRQSYWFENISRKTIVATLVASLLFFTGWWIIIDTASVYPSAFNFSYYICGILATISFIMVNAISNEMLHGSAGFTGGILGESGIKVFLFAGFVLGFTAIIAAIWIMIADFAVNESRTDKYPGYALLMHNVFIFFSMIIYKFGRHSESDYLGGY is encoded by the exons ATGTCTATAACGGAGAGAATTCGACAAAGCTATTGGTTCGAAAACATTTCAAGGAAAACCATTGTTGCTACATTGGTAGCATCGTTGCTG TTCTTTACAGGATGGTGGATTATCATCGACACGGCGTCGGTGTACCCGAGTGCGTTTAACTTTTCGTACTACATTTGTGGCATTCTTGCTACCATTAGCTTTATAATGGTGAATGCAATTTCTAACGAAATG CTTCACGGAAGCGCAGGTTTTACCGGGGGCATTCTTGGTGAAAGTGGCATCAAGGTGTTCCTGTTCGCTGGCTTCGTGCTTGGATTTACTGCCATCATAGCGGCCATATGGATCATGATTGCCGATTTCGCCGTCAACGAATCTCGAACCGACAAGTATCCCGGTTACGCACTGCTCATGCATAacgtatttattttcttctcgatGATCATCTACAAGTTCGGGCGTCATAGTGAATCTGATTATTTGGGTGGCTACTAA